The following nucleotide sequence is from Aspergillus nidulans FGSC A4 chromosome I.
CCATATCAGCAAAGTCCCTAACAACAATCCTCCTAATATACCTCTTTATTGTGATCTACAACACATCCTGGGGTCCGCTTCCCTGGCCGCTCGTCGCAGAGCTCTTCCCGACCCGGACACGCTCAAGCGGAGTGGCCCTCGCAGTTGCAAGCCAGTGGGCGAGTAACCTCGTATGGTCATTTGCGACCCCGTTTATACTGAGGGATGTGGGTGCAAATACTTTTTTGCTGTTTGGAGGCGTCTGTGTGGGGGCTGCGGGATTCGTTAGACTTTGTGTGCCGGAAACGAGGGGGTTAAGCCTTGAGGAGGTGCAAGGGTTGTTCGAAGAGGTTGGTGGGGGGGTTGAGGTTGCGCATAGAGATGGGGGAAGAGATGATGGGGCCGAGTGGGAGCGTCTTGTCGGCGGGAGTGAGGGTGGTGGGACTGATTATCATGGGGAGGGTTCTTTAGGTGTGAACGATGAGGACGGGAAATGAGTAGATATGGCCCGAACGCGCTAGTAAATAGGTTTGTGCATATATTACTTCCTGGTACATATTTCAGACGATATAGTTCACTGAGATGCTAGACTAAATACATGGCATAGGCCGAACAAAAGCTAAGTATTCGTGCTCGTGATTGAAAATAAACTGCAAATCCTTCATCCCTGACTCCAAACTCCAGAACGAAAATAAAAGTACACACCCGCTTGCTAAGCGAACCCGCCAATATGTCACTGAGCCGGTCGATTCCCAACGCTTTTTTACGACCAGCGGCCAAACTCCGGTGTAAGTAAGCTCATTATTCGTCAATTGGTCCTCCAGGGCACCAATGTAGTAACACACCGTCAAATGCAGACGAAAAGCACGATATCATGCCGTCGGTGGGTGGACATCAAAGCCAAATCCACTAGGCTTTCGCTCCGAGTGGCATCCGTACTGTGCCGGGGCTGTCCCAAAATCGAATTGCTCATGCTGAATGGAGATGTTCTTCGCCATGTTTTGGATGTACGCTTTGATGGATTCGTGGCCACATTCGGAGTGTGCAAGAAGCTGATCCTTGGCCACCACGATAGCGTCCCTCAACGAGTTCACAGTGCGAGTgagctcctcgttcttcatcttctcctgctcgtacCTGGTCTCCAACATATGgttctgctccttcttcttctgtcgGCACTTGCTGGCCGCAAGTCGGTTCCGTGCTCTAGTCTTCTCTTGTTTATCATCACCGGGCGACGTAGGCTCGACCGAGGTTGAGGCCCGAGTGCTGCCTCGACTGCCACTCATGTTGCTAGAACCGCTCCTTCTGCGCTTTGGCGGGGACTCAGATGAGCCTTCAATGGTGGACGGGAGATATGCTGACTTAGAGTCGTGGGAAGGAACGGAGTAGACGGTGCTGGGAGAATGGTCTGAAGGAGGGGTGACTTGACCATGGCGGACCCGGTAAGAACCCTGGTCAAGCTCAGTTTCGGCCGAGCTTCGCCTGCGATTGCTCGGGCCTTGCTTGTGATTCAGTTCGTCAAAGGGATGATTGGTAAGGTAGGAATGCACGTCACTGGCACCGCCCGCGGCGATGCATGACGGATTAATAGTAGGATGAGTGGTCGGATGAGGAGCCCACATATTGTCCTCAGAGAGGCTGAAAGGATTGCCGGCGAGGTTGGGAATGTCAGAGGGGTACATGGACGTCTGAAAGCGTTGTAGCTCCGAAGCAGATATGATGCCAGCATTGCCGTAGGACACTCCTTGCTGAAGGAAGCTGTCGGTGCGAGACATAGTGACCAAGCTAACCAGCTGACTGGAAATATGTAGTAGAATCGAGGGGCTCAAGACCATACAAATAGCAGGAGTCGCGAGATGATGATAGACGATGAACGGTGGTGTCGGTAAGGACTGAATGTCCAAGCTGAAGACAGTTGAAGGCAGTTGAAGATGGTCGACGATGATTGAAGATGGTGGGATGATCAGGATAGATAGGATTGATGGAATTGATGAGAattgttgatgctgggggAACGAGGAGGGACAGAGCTGGCCAGATGTGGCATATGAACACAAGAACTGGACTAGGATACGGGGTAGGCTGGGCTGGACCTGGACAGGCTTGGACTATTGCGGATGGGAAATCCGCGAAACAGGGCTCGCCAATGGCATCCACAGGAGTACCTCAGGTTGCattgacatcatcatcagcatggAATAGTCCAGGAACATTGTGAGAGAACTGGGCTTGGAGTCTTCTCTTTCTGACAAGGGCTGAAGTTCCTAACAGGCAACGTCATCGGTCGCTGAGGCGACCTCTAATTGGCGGTTCACACTCCGTGGCAGCTGCACCCGTCCAGCTAGAAGTACCACATAATCCTACGTGGGCAACCCTCCAAAAGTCCCCGTATTGGTACCATTACTCTCAAAAGTGAGGTCCGGAAAGAACAGCCGACAATCAAGAGCGCTCGATCTGCAAGAGCTCCTAGGAGAGCCGGACACGTCCAGAATTCACTAGAAAGCGTGGGGCTATAGCAGCGCTACCCTGCTCATAGCCGTCTCAAACCTGTACTAGCCACCTTGAATGGAGGGCCGGAGACCCCTCAGTGCCCACACCTGCTACAAAACCTGTTCCATCGTCTTATTCTCGATAGACTATCTAGCTTGCTGCCAATGTACGGAGCGCCCGTTCCCTGCTTAAGCAAAGCGTTAGTGGCGATCCTTCCCCCGCCCGGCGCATGGCCCGACCGGTCTAGATTGGTCTGTGCACAGGCTCAAGCTCCAACGGTGACGCATTATTCCGAACCTTCAACCATGATCATGGATTTCCACATCCCCTGGACCTAATAATTTATATACACTCTTTCTGGCATCTCTCTACTGCTTTCTCGCTTTCGCCGCTCGTTGCGCGTGCCCGTGTCCTTGCCTGCGCTCgcccttccagctcttcaagccCACGCCGCTCCCAGATTCGCAACTGTCGACTGATGCTGCGCCAGTTCCCAATCAAGAGCGTGACCACCCGCTGGCTTTCAATCTCGTCGGGACCCATGTGGAATGCGCCTGCGTCgcctccttgtcctcgcGGATCAATGAGGAGTGGCCCCAGTGTCAGTGCAAATCGCTCCAAACTGAGCTTGTCTGCACCACTGGCAATGCGGCGATTCGTCCGTCGTTGACATCGCTCTATTTCCAACATTCGTTCTGTTTCATGGAGAAGCAATGAGCAGAGCCCAAAGACCCCGCAGATGAGGTTGAGTTGCATGGAGCTCGTAAGCGCCACAATGGCTAAACTGATAGCTCGGACCTTGGCATAGTCCTCTGCTGAGAGTCCTGCGAGACAGCTACCAGTCCGCTGAACTGATTGCGGGGAGATGCGTCCATGGTAGATGTTCACGAGTACCCGCCATAATTGCACGGAGCCAAGTACACCACCAGGCAGTCCCGCCAACAATGCCCTAAACGTAAAGGCGACACTGAGGACATGCGAGTTCTGCGTTTCTTCTGACGTGGGGACGTCGTCCAAGAAATCTGGCATTTTActgctcctcatcgtcatgtGGATCTTggtcctttccttctctgcgGATAGCACTTGCTGTGCAAAATAATGATACGCTTGAGTGGCCGTTTCAAGGTTACCAGGGTCGGCGAAGAGATTCTGTACCGGGGTGGCTAGAGGAATGTCATCAATAAGCTCAGGTCAACTTGTAGCTTGCGAGTCCATACCGTAAGTTCGCAAATAGTTTATAGTCGCTACGAAGCACACCGGCAGGCTCATCGTTGCCGGCGCGAAGTCTCCTGGAAGTGTCAGGAAGCTATAGCCACCGAGTCTAGCTAGGGTTTCCAGGGGCTTTCCCAGTAACGATGTCATGAGATAAGGTCGATCGGACAGTGCAGTAAACGATTTCATTCGACGTAAACTCTTCTCCCGTGGCATAGCTGGTTCGGATCTAATGTGCATGGTTGACCGCATTATTCGAATTCGACCGAGGAATCTGTCTCGTCGCCGTTCCATCCGCTCTCCGGATACTGCAAGTATGTCGTCCACTACATCCGTCAAACTCCGCCAATGAACTTAAAGATATGCTATGGATACTCACCAGCCTTATCTGTTCGGCAAGAATTGTCACCCAGGGGGTCCAAAAATAGCTCGGACGCTAGCCTGTTGAATGCTTGAGTAGCAGAACGCCTATCGGAAGGCGTTGGCCAGCCGTTGAGCCCTGAAGGGCAACCCCAGCTTGATCGAGATGAGTTACTCAATTCTAGTACATGTCCCTGTAATGAAGAAAAAGGGTTCTCTGAGCCGCTGTATCCGGAACTAGACCGCTCTGTAGACTCGGTGGTCCTTGCTTGCTCTTTAAATGGGTTACTGAGGTGCGTTTCAGAGCGCGAGGCTTCCCAAATGTCATCGAATGGATTTGAATGTGCGAAATCTCGGTCAACAACGATAATAGGCATTGATAAGCGCTTAGATGGATGATGGCAAACAGTAACATTGGTGGCATTCGAGTTCACGGACTTCTCAGTCGTATCGCTGACTTTTCGAGTATCGTCGTTGGGTATAGGACCTTTGGGCGAACTGCTGGGCTGCGCGGCAGCTGCaacttcatcgtcttcgcaTCCATCGTCGCCGACTTCCTCGGAAGCCCGGCTTGAACGACAAGGGTAGTTACGAGCTACCTCTACGGCTTCGTCTttggtgatgaagaaatcaagcCTTCGCCGCCGATGTCTATGGCGAAAAAGAGTCTTGAAGCCTGCGAGGCGTCGGGAAAAGGAGCCTGTATTTGGCCCAAGCGTGATTGGCTCTAAGACATCGCGGTTAGTGACATCTGGATCTGTCTGAGGCGTTAGACCATATGGGTTTGCACGGTTCTCTTTCTGCGACGAGTAACGGCTTGTAGCACCCTCGTCGCTGTGCGTACACCCTGTTTTGGATTCCTTCAGCCCGTCAGGATCAGTATCTCCTGCCGAGTCTATTTTTTGTTGTCCAGGCTGGGTTGTCGTCGATTGAGGTCGACTCATCAAAGTCCAGGATCGACTGATGTCGGAACCCGAGTTGCTTCCTTTCACCGATGACCAGGAAAATATGCTGAGACGGCCCATCCTGCTATCCAATCTAAAAGTAAAGACGAGCGTAGAAATAACGATTGCTTTATCGGCAGGCTTTCCAGTACTCGTAACGACATCAATCCGCAGCATCGTGAATTGAGCTCGGCACGGGCTGTAGCCATCGCACCTTCCCTTTTCCTGTGCTTGTGTCATTCTGAGAAGGCACGACCAGGGCTTCTAACTGGTTGGGGTTCAGCTAGATACCGAACGCCTCGTTGCGACACCCTGATAAAGTTATCATCTCCAGACGTACAGTACAACCCTAAATACACAACCGCCTACCGCACACGATTTTGAATACCAGAAACTTTGTAGAATTATAAAGCACAGACGTAAATCATCATAAAATGGTCGTATAAAAGACTGAAATCTATTGTTGCAAGCCAAACGCTGATGCTAGACTGTGGCTGGACATAGATCCTCAGCAAAGAGGCAAGAAGCAGAGTCTTCGAGCAGCAGGCCCGAATATGGGAACTTCCCGAATGAACCAGCCATTCGCCGTTGACGGACTGACCTGTACAGAAAACAAAAAACGCCGTTCCGATGCAAGTTGCGTTAAGTGAAGACCTGGAGAAGCCCTAGATCATTAACATTCATCACCTTCGCCTTCTAGCAGGATATACTGTAAAATGTCGCTCAGTGTAAGAACGCCTTTTAATCGGAAATTGTCGTCTACTACAACCAGTCGATGCACGCGGGACTTGCGAATTGTATCAAAAATAGTGTCTAAACCGTCGTTCAAAGAGCAGGTATAGATTCCAGGGAAATCCTGCGAGCATGGTCAGCAAAAGACATCAGGGTCCTAGTCTTCAATTCATACCGGGGACCGCTTCTTCAATGCTTCGCCTACTGTAAGGCTCAAATCGTCATATACCCCGCCTTTGATTAGAGTAACAACATCTACCGATTCGAAAACGTTGTATACGACACCTAAGCCGCAGTTAGTTGGGCGACCCGTATCTTCATAAAAATATTGCACACCTTCTGAGTTCACAATGGGCACACTAGATATACTCCGCTGGACCAGTATATGAATCACATCAATGACCGGCGTGTCCATGGAAGCGGTCGCGATATCATGGTACGACCCCAGTCTTATCTCCCCGAGCGGCTTCCGCAATTTTTGTGTATCGCTAACGTTCACGGCCACGAATTTGAGAATACGATACTGGGTTATGACGCTGAGGACGAGATGTCGATCTGTCTGGCTATCGTTGGTAACAAGCGGAATCCTTCGAGCTCGGGACTCGAGCATACGCCGGCACGCCTCGTACAACGGTCGCTCTGGGTCAATGGAGATAGTCTCTGGCGGGGCGACATCCAATGCCCGTTCCACCTCTATATCACTTGTCAGTTCCGAACGTATAACAGTGAAACGGTTTCACATCACGCACCTCGAAGGCTATCCAAGCGGAGTTGGTCTATTTTATCTAAGGCGGCGGGATTTTGGAAGTAATATTGAATGACATTGATGTAATCGGACGTAGTGAGAAGGCCGGCGAAGGTGGACGACTTCGAGTCCCATAGCGGCGCCGAAACAATTCCTATCGATCGCGCGTCAGTATCGGCCGTGCATTACTGATTGAGAAATGATTGAACCATCTGCCAGACGTACCATTCTGAGTGAGGATATTTAGGCTCTCTTTCACTGTCAAGGCGGtgtcgaagacgatgagccGGAAACTTAAAGGAAGGACATCATAGCTGGTGCGGACCTTGAGGAAGTTGCGGATGGCACGCTAGACGAAAATTAGAGCTCAGTTAGCATCGAGCAGGATTTGAATATCAACAACCAAGCGTCAGGGTAAATGGACAACAAGCAGTTCAGGCGAATGCGGGGAGCAATAGGTGCGATGATCGAGATGTCTACTCTCCACCATGGGCTGACGTATGCGAAACATTGTCGCAAAAGCGAGACAAAGCAAGCCACCAGGTGATACGATCAGGGCGAGAGAAACAAGAACTAAACTTACTAGGCCCTGGCGCTCTTCCCGATCGATCGCCCTTTCAGGCTGGGATGGGGGCATTGGATATGAGAGAGGTCGCGATCGGAGGTAAGAGGAGGGCTGGACAAAACCACCCTCGTGACCACAGACGGAGAAAGGAGGGACGGGGACGGGGGCGGACGGGATCGTGCTGACCGTGCGAAACGTCGATGAGGGGAGATCGGTGGCAGAAGGAAGAGTAGCGCTGGCAGTGGTCGCCGTGGTGGTAGTGGTTGTGGTGTCGTTGGCTGGAGGCGGCAACccggagccggagccgcTGATTCTGCCCGTGGGGATCCGCCCAcgatgctggtgctggtgttgttgaCGATGCAAGTTCCCTTCCGATGTAGACGCCATTTTGAGCCAGCGGAAAGGCGGGCAGGCTGCATACAGAATCCCCCTTGGGCCGGAAGAGGGGTAAGTATGGACAATTACACGCCTCGACAACAGGGGGATTTTTGCAGGGATAAGAGCACGACTATGCAAGCAGACTACTCCGCCTAGAGTACCTACTTGATACAAAACAGGCCACCTACATCCAAAAGAAGCTTCAAGGGAGATGGGAATAGGAATAGGAGCACTATTGACGACTAAAGCATGCGCACTGCTATAATGATTATAGTTGATTTCTGTAGCATCTATTCGCCAATAATACTCTTAAGACTGGCTGAGCAGCACAGCatgaaggaggggaaggaggggCACCGCCATGATATTAAAAGCTCCATTCCCCCCTAGTTTTATCCCGTCGCAGAATCGCTTTCGACTTCTGACATCCTGCTCTCCAGATACCATATCAGATTTAAAGCGAGATGATCCTCTATCTCGTCCTCAACCAGAGTTGTCACTTTCTATGTGGCCTCAGGCCTCCACATCCGAGCCCCGCGATCCCAGCACGTGATTCATCGCAGCGAAGATACTCGGACCCgaccttgaccttgacaCCATCTCTGACGTCCGTTCCATCTCTACGCACGATCCAACGCCAAGTCTCGAACAGAGCTCAACACCAAAGCAGGTTTTCAACCAGGGCGGTTGGACGGCCGAAACACAGGCTGCGGGTTGAGTTCGTCGCTGAGAGGGATGGCCAGAAGGATACAGTGCTGCAAAACCATGTACTTACAGTCACACCTGGATATCAATGACAATCATCCAGGCAGTATAATCATGAAATAGGAGTCCACCTCATTTCCTTGTGACATAGATTGACTTGTAAGGTTTTAAACACATCTAGCTATTCAATCAGAGGCTCACCAACAACGTGCATGGTCTCCCACTCCCAATCGCCGCCTGGTAGCTATTTCGATCCTGGATATGTCTAGTTACAGTGTGAGTATTCTTTGCTGCATTCAGGCTCAACTAGATAATACGTACAGGCTGTTTCGCGGGTGCGTCAATCCACGCTCCCATTCTATACTGCGCATGGTCCACCGGCGTCAACCGAGTCCTGAACcccttgccatccttgcagtTGATTAAGGAAGTTCATGGGAAAAAGAGGGTTGAACGGCGCAGCATCTTGTATTGACTGGATCTCTTCGGGCGAGAGCTTGACACTTATTGCATCATTCATCCCCTTGACGTGGTCTATCGTCTGGACGCCGACGATTGGGACTACGTAGGTCGATGGGTGGAACAAATACGCCAGGGCCTAATTTAGCTGCTCAGCAGTCCGTACACTGAAGTTTCAAGAGTTTGGGATAGAGTGTTGACTCACGATAGCCTGCACTGTAGTCTTCTTGGCAACAGCGACCTTTTCCAGTGCGCCAGACACCGTGAGCTCATGCGGACCCAATTCGTAAAAGCTCTTTTGGCCAGCCTGCTTTTTCTCACGCTCTTGCCTCTGTTGGCAAGATAGAAGCAGGCTCCCGCCGAGCGCCGCCCAAGGGACAATAGCCATGCCCTGGTCCTCACACATGGGGTATAATCTCGGCTTCCATATCACGGAACGCAGCGTTCCATTTGCCTTGGTATATTGAAAACGGAGTGATGCCATTTTTTCGAGCGACTATCGGGGATGATGTTAGTTGATTTCGGGGACGAGAATCTCAATATATGAACCCACACTCGTTGGCCTTGACAACGACCCATGTCAGAAAACCCCCAGGTACAGTACCTGCCTCGACATGACAAGTGAATGCAGATGGATCATGACTTCCTCCACCGAGGTAGCGAAATCCCACCTACGCCTACAAGATCAGTGTCAACTTGCAAGGAATACGTCTGGCTAACTCACCAGTGAACATAGAGCACATCAACATAGTCTGttctcagcttcttcagactATCCCTCCCAGACACAAACATACGCTTTGCCGAGTTACCCACAAAATTGCTCTGTACGGCTCATTATCCCAATCATGACTTCGTTACTGCGCCGAATACTTCGTTGCAATCACCATCTGGTTGCGCACCCCGCGCGCCTCCATCCAGGCACCGATATGCTTCTCGGATACCTCACTGTTATATACGTTTGCTGTATCGATGAAGTTTTCTCTCTGAGAGTAGAACTCGTCGAGCAGTTTGAACGGGTCTTCACTCACCCCAAAAAGCTCACTCCATTCGTTGCCAAAGGATAGCCGAAGGATATTTCGCCGAGGCAGGTGGGGGAGACTTTGACCGAGGCTGTGGGGGAAGGATGCGGTGAAAGGCTAACGGAATGGCGGGCTTGGAAGGAgggttgaagaaagacatcTTGCTTCTACTTGGATGAGGGTCGCCACAGATTAATGGTTTGAGGCGAAATTGATCGATCTGGGGCTTTATATGGCATTCTCATGGTTATGTGGCACTATTAGGGGCTTGTTGGATTTAATTCTCCGCATCATGCTTACATAGTGCTTCCATGAGGCATGCCTATGGCTTTTAGTCGAGGGTTACCTTTAGGTAACGGTATAGGATGAGTATGTCCATACAACCGTTATAAGAACGGAGTGGAGCAGATAAGTACCCTGCATTAGCTCCGGGACGATCCGCCTAGCATTACTCAATCGACCAATCACCTTTCAATGTCGTGAGCTATGTGATACCATCCATGGAATCGGGCTTACACCTCAACTTCAAAACTCGGGCCTCCGTGCAAGGCTGAAGGCACTAGGACTTTGCTCTTCCAATTCCAACAGTTTACATAATCCTCAGTGGATGATTAATTGCTGTAGTATACCTAGGGAGCACCTTTGGCTCGATCATAGTAGATGTATAATAATTAACATTACTATACGAACTTTACCCTCTGACTCCACCGCAGTCACGTGTTATCCACTTAATTCGCAGAATGCAATATACTCCCATGATGTATTCTACACCCACCCGTCActtattcttcttcgcgtcCGTTACGGATCGCTACGGGCCGCCTTCTGTCAATAAACACCTCGCTGCCGTGTTCTTCCCAATTCCACATATCTGTATAGTTCATATTGCACTCTCCTACTATTGCATATGCCTAGAAAACGTTCGGCGCCTGTTTCCGGTCACCACTGATGTAATATCTGTTGGCGTGACTGGCCGGATTTCGAATTTTTCAGGCCGCTTGATCCTCCCGGGCGTGGCTCTCCTCCATGGAAGTCTTGCTTCACCTGTTGACGCCAGAGCCAGCTTCGGCGTGGTCCGCGTGTTAGTGTTCCTTTACAGCCGTTGAGCGCGACCAATCTCAATATACGGGCCAATGAGACTCCTGCCAGCCCGGTGGTTACTGTGTTTGAGGACAATTTCTTGGATCCGCCTCCCTCAGTTCTCCATTCacgtcctccgcctccgccgccgccatctaGCCCCTCGCCCGGATTGGTTGCAGTCCGTTCCAGGCCGCAGAGATCACGGCGCGCTGTAGAGGGCTATAGATACTGCTCGCGCTGCTTGCGCTCGAAGCCTGAAGATGAATTTTCTGCCACACGGAGATCTCAGGCGACACGCTGCCATACCTGCCGGGTTTGTTATCCTCTATGCATGTGTTTCTGTCCGCTAACCCATCTGGCCAAGGTTACGGGCTATTTTACGGCTCACCCAGAATATGCGTCTCCCGTCAGTTGGCATTAATCGCCTATTCTCCCAGTTACTCGCTCGCATGTCTGTTGATAATACAATGCATGGTACCTTGGAGCTGCCGGACTATGTAATGGATAGCGCGTCTATGTCCGTTGAGGAACTCTGCGAGCGGGTCTTTCCGGCAGCAGATATGACCCATTGCCACACTGCCGACTTTCAGGCGTCTGACCCGGACTTTTTTGCGGGCCGTGCAATACTCTCAATGCGAAACTCTGCCTTGGTTGAGTTCAATGACTGTATTATGGACTCCATGCGCAGTCAGGAGTCTATGCGGTATTCCGCTGACGAGGCCTTGACGGACAATGTTGCTGAAGGGGTGGAGGAAATCACATGTGAATTCCTGCAATCTGTGGATCTGCCAGGTCTTCCCCCAGCAAGATTATGATTGAAGGTTGGTATGCTGATCATGTTGCTGCGGAATTTACGGGCTACAGAGGGTCTTTGCAATAGTACGCGGATGCAGATTATGGAGTTATGCCGCTATACAATCCGCGCGTGCATCTTGACAGGTGACTTCAGAGGCTCAGTGCATCCCCCGGATTACCCTGTATTCAAAGCCTGGCGATCTGCATTATATGCTGTCACAAACACAGTTTCCGGTCCATCCATGCTTTGCAATCACCACAAATAAGTCTCAGGGTCAGTCTTTGCAGCAGGTAGGTGTGGATTTGCGGGTCCCTGCTTTCTCCCATGGTCAGTTATATATAGCAATGTCGCGGGTTACAGATATGCGGCGACTTAGTGTCTTGCTGCCGCCAGGTATTCGGACCACTAATAATATTGTTTACCCCGAGGTCTTGCAGGATATTGCAAGCTTGGATGACGTGCCAGATTAGGATAATAGTAAGGTTACAGACAAGGCAGCCTAATTATGACCAGAATATATAGTATTTACAGGTATGCATATATATGTCTGATTC
It contains:
- the atfB gene encoding bZIP transcription factor atfB (transcript_id=CADANIAT00007647); amino-acid sequence: MVLSPSILLHISSQLVSLVTMSRTDSFLQQGVSYGNAGIISASELQRFQTSMYPSDIPNLAGNPFSLSEDNMWAPHPTTHPTINPSCIAAGGASDVHSYLTNHPFDELNHKQGPSNRRRSSAETELDQGSYRVRHGQVTPPSDHSPSTVYSVPSHDSKSAYLPSTIEGSSESPPKRRRSGSSNMSGSRGSTRASTSVEPTSPGDDKQEKTRARNRLAASKCRQKKKEQNHMLETRYEQEKMKNEELTRTVNSLRDAIVVAKDQLLAHSECGHESIKAYIQNMAKNISIQHEQFDFGTAPAQYGCHSERKPSGFGFDVHPPTA
- a CDS encoding uncharacterized protein (transcript_id=CADANIAT00007648), giving the protein MTQAQEKGRCDGYSPCRAQFTMLRIDVVTSTGKPADKAIVISTLVFTFRLDSRMGRLSIFSWSSVKGSNSGSDISRSWTLMSRPQSTTTQPGQQKIDSAGDTDPDGLKESKTGCTHSDEGATSRYSSQKENRANPYGLTPQTDPDVTNRDVLEPITLGPNTGSFSRRLAGFKTLFRHRHRRRRLDFFITKDEAVEVARNYPCRSSRASEEVGDDGCEDDEVAAAAQPSSSPKGPIPNDDTRKVSDTTEKSVNSNATNVTVCHHPSKRLSMPIIVVDRDFAHSNPFDDIWEASRSETHLSNPFKEQARTTESTERSSSGYSGSENPFSSLQGHVLELSNSSRSSWGCPSGLNGWPTPSDRRSATQAFNRLASELFLDPLGDNSCRTDKAATPVQNLFADPGNLETATQAYHYFAQQVLSAEKERTKIHMTMRSSKMPDFLDDVPTSEETQNSHVLSVAFTFRALLAGLPGGVLGSVQLWRVLVNIYHGRISPQSVQRTGSCLAGLSAEDYAKVRAISLAIVALTSSMQLNLICGVFGLCSLLLHETERMLEIERCQRRTNRRIASGADKLSLERFALTLGPLLIDPRGQGGDAGAFHMGPDEIESQRVVTLLIGNWRSISRQLRIWERRGLEELEGRAQARTRARATSGESEKAVERCQKECI
- the snf4 gene encoding AMP-activated serine/threonine-protein kinase regulatory subunit SNF4 (transcript_id=CADANIAT00007649), which produces MASTSEGNLHRQQHQHQHRGRIPTGRISGSGSGLPPPANDTTTTTTTATTASATLPSATDLPSSTFRTVSTIPSAPVPVPPFSVCGHEGGFVQPSSYLRSRPLSYPMPPSQPERAIDREERQGLRAIRNFLKVRTSYDVLPLSFRLIVFDTALTVKESLNILTQNGIVSAPLWDSKSSTFAGLLTTSDYINVIQYYFQNPAALDKIDQLRLDSLREVERALDVAPPETISIDPERPLYEACRRMLESRARRIPLVTNDSQTDRHLVLSVITQYRILKFVAVNVSDTQKLRKPLGEIRLGSYHDIATASMDTPVIDVIHILVQRSISSVPIVNSEGVVYNVFESVDVVTLIKGGVYDDLSLTVGEALKKRSPDFPGIYTCSLNDGLDTIFDTIRKSRVHRLVVVDDNFRLKGVLTLSDILQYILLEGEGDEC
- a CDS encoding uncharacterized protein (transcript_id=CADANIAT00007650), which produces MASLRFQYTKANGTLRSVIWKPRLYPMCEDQGMAIVPWAALGGSLLLSCQQRQEREKKQAGQKSFYELGPHELTVSGALEKVAVAKKTTVQAIALAYLFHPSTYVVPIVGVQTIDHVKGMNDAISVKLSPEEIQSIQDAAPFNPLFPMNFLNQLQGWQGVQDSVDAGGPCAV